The window GCAGCTCCCCAATCCCACTTTTTACCCCATCCGTAGGTCAGGTTAGGAAACTTTTTTCTAGATTCCCTGAGAAGCCTCCGCACACCGGGATCCTCGCCACAGAGAACGGTAATACCTCCCTCTCGAAGATTCCCGGTAAAAGAGGAGAATGACTCCAAAACAGAGTCAAAGTCGGGATAATAGTTGACGTGATCCCAGTCTACGTTGGTTATGACCGAAATGGTCGGATGAAAGTGCAGAAAAGATCCGTCGCTTTCGTCCAATTCAGCTACCATATGAGGGCCCTGTCCAAGCTTTGCGTTACAGCCGATATCACAGAGCTCTCCACCGATAGCTACCGTAGGGTCCAGTCCTGCACCTCCGAGAACCATGCTTATCATCGAGGATGTGGTAGTTTTGCCGTGAGTTCCAGCGACACCTATCCCATATCTTACATCAAATATAGCACTGAGCATCTGGGCTCTCTTGGCGACCTTTACTCCTAGAGACCTAGCGGCACAGAGTTCTTCGTTATTCTCCGGTATAGCACCGGTATAGACCACTAGATCGGGCTTAAACTTATCCAGATGATCAGGGCTATGACCTATATTAAAGTCTATTTCTGCGTTAGTCACTTTATCGACGTAAAAACCGTAGGACATATCACAGCCACTTACCTCAAAGCCTAGCTCTTTTAACAAAAGAGCTAGGCCGCTCATGCCAGCACCGCCAATGCCCATTAAATGTATATGACGTACTCCATCCAA is drawn from Dethiosulfovibrio salsuginis and contains these coding sequences:
- the murC gene encoding UDP-N-acetylmuramate--L-alanine ligase, which codes for MGIGGAGMSGLALLLKELGFEVSGCDMSYGFYVDKVTNAEIDFNIGHSPDHLDKFKPDLVVYTGAIPENNEELCAARSLGVKVAKRAQMLSAIFDVRYGIGVAGTHGKTTTSSMISMVLGGAGLDPTVAIGGELCDIGCNAKLGQGPHMVAELDESDGSFLHFHPTISVITNVDWDHVNYYPDFDSVLESFSSFTGNLREGGITVLCGEDPGVRRLLRESRKKFPNLTYGWGKKWDWGAAEVEYNHGGGVSFKVLKHGRSLGRITLAVSGDHNVMNALAACVVADLLSIPFQVTCDNLRYFSGAKRRLQFKGGTEGVDVYDDYGHHPREVEATIKAVGQSFPGRKIFIVFQPHRYTRTAAMADDFARVLAQADKVVLLPIYAADEPPIDGVTSALIGDPLIKSGHTCFSMVERREDALDSILSLVDDGDVVLTVGAGDVSDMGDVLIKEIARKEILPRSVALGA